The following are encoded in a window of Plasmodium vivax chromosome 10, whole genome shotgun sequence genomic DNA:
- a CDS encoding deoxyribodipyrimidine photolyase, putative (encoded by transcript PVX_080560A): MKEQAGITSEPGEVPNERGRNTLLVSERGKEPNAHSEGPPTDPRGETHEEKQPLRQEVPTRSITTGEEEEKNKNKKKKKKTEHVIKENTKSDIKGEKTNKESPKMNRPEDQNGKGANLDEETFVKKAPSDDPLLIPGEGRASKMGTNKAQTSKGEEKSKLAKLTKLMQGRGSKQDEVGRMGNPVRGKNGSLGRGGGQVSGKDGSLESKNRLVERRNGSARTPKGSLGSSGGLKNSPAGCSGGPKNSPAGFSPNSAPRSTSKFVSKSAPKLASKLAPKLVSKVAPKLAPKLAPKSTLNSAPSAKPHTPRSGPASAPTLNRFKCASLKKVPPSTPQKPKGKTNFPSVHPPLRKESSTPRGSEDQRKRNPYETSREKKLTILAKRVRCLTSFESGAESGGGGDAAKLRCSTEGSGGGDAAKMRCSAESSGGGDAAKMRCSTEGSGGGGDASNPPSIPPGEEPNHASPTSIPHGEEPNHASPTSNPSSAANEQRDALLLLLTRDFRANDNWALTYAYELAKKKGLNLIACTYLNRKEKLTSRFINAKLKVLKNLEQALKQMNIPFYILPLFMIDEFKEFIKTHHIKVIACDLHVLNDERAFIKSLCHICNKRKVKVFQVDSHNVIPIWVTSKGEECSVRTIKPKIQALLPTFLTEYVLLSPFEQKIKFPEPFDMEEVASKLTVTNTCAVVSGAVFTEKKAQELLSHFCRQVLDKYNVKRNDPNSDAATVLLPYVNMGVISAQRCILEVHKHAYSNPSINAVSGKESFTDDFIMRKELADNYCYYNRNYCTFEGGRDWAKESLKKHDADKREYLYDYEDFRTAKTHSDLWNCCQLQLIDEGVMHEFLKVYWAKKILNWSANSQVALKYAMQLNEEFSIDGKTPSGYVSIMWSIMGVHDQGWNERNIFGKVRFINSNGCKRNFDMNMFMSKYPKGKENASIVKKIPTITFASYLKKRKHGPAAPLQESTREKRGRGPAR; this comes from the exons atGAAGGAACAAGCGGGGATTACCAGCGAACCAGGGGAGGTCCCAAACGAACGAGGGAGAAACACCCTGCTGGTGAGCGAGCGGGGCAAAGAACCAAACGCGCACAGTGAAGGACCTCCAACAGACCCCCGTGGTGAGACGCACGAAGAGAAGCAACCCCTCCGTCAAGAAGTGCCAACACGGAGTATAACAACcggggaagaggaagaaaaaaataaaaataaaaaaaaaaaaaaaaaaacagaacaTGTGATAAAGGAGAACACAAAAAGTGACatcaaaggagaaaagaCAAACAAAGAGAGTCCGAAAATGAATCGACCTGAGGATCAAAACGGCAAAGGTGCTAATTTGGACGAAGAGACGTTCGTGAAGAAGGCGCCCTCTGATGACCCCCTGTTGATACCCGGAGAAGGACGTGCGTCTAAAATGGGCACGAACAAAGCGCAGACGtcgaagggggaggaaaaatccAAGCTAGCGAAACTCACCAAACTGATGCAAGGCAGGGGGTCAAAACAGGACGAAGTGGGACGCATGGGTAACCCAGTGAGGGGCAAGAATGGCTCCCTAGGAAGGGGCGGTGGTCAAGTGAGCGGCAAGGATGGTTCCCTAGAAAGCAAAAATCGGCTGGTGGAGAGGAGGAATGGCTCGGCGCGCACTCCAAAAGGGTCATTGGGAAGCAGCGGTGGTCTAAAAAATAGCCCAGCGGGATGCAGCGGTGGCCCAAAAAATAGCCCAGCGGGCTTCTCGCCCAATTCTGCGCCAAGGTCGACATCAAAATTTGTCTCAAAATCGGCCCCAAAATTGGCCTCAAAGTTGGCCCCAAAATTGGTCTCAAAAGTGGCCCCAAAATTGGCCCCCAAATTGGCCCCCAAATCGACACTCAACTCTGCGCCCTCTGCCAAACCGCACACCCCTCGAAGTGGCCCCGCGAGCGCCCCCACATTGAACCGCTTCAAGTGCGCCTCGCTAAAGAAGGTACCCCCGTCGACACCCCAAAAACCTAAAGGCAAAACGAACTTCCCATCAGTGCATCCTCCGTTGAGGAAGGAAAGCAGCACACCGAGGGGAAGCGAAGACCAGCGGAAAAGGAACCCGTATGAGACATCGcgggagaaaaaattgaccaTTTTGGCGAAGAGGGTCCGGTGCTTGACTTCCTTCGAAAGTGGTGCTGAGagcggtggggggggagacgcAGCAAAGTTGAGGTGTAGCACTGAgggcagcggggggggagacgcAGCAAAGATGAGGTGTAGCGCTGagagcagcggggggggagacgcAGCAAAGATGAGGTGTAGCACTGAGGGAagcggtggggggggagatgcTTCCAATCCACCTTCCATTCCCCCTGGCGAGGAACCAAACCATGCCAGTCCAACTTCCATTCCCCATGGCGAGGAACCAAACCATGCCAGCCCAACGTCCAACCCCTCTAGCGCGGCGAACGAGCAGCGAGACGCcctgctgcttcttctcaCGAGGGACTTCCGCGCGAACGACAACTGGGCGCTGACGTACGCGTACGAGCTGGCCAAGAAGAAGGGGCTCAATCTGATCGCCTGCACATACCTAAACAGGAAGGAAAAGCTAACGAGCAGATTTATTAATGCAAAACTGAAAGTCCTAAAAAATTTAGAGCAAGCACTAAAGCAAATGAACATCCCCTTTTACATCCTCCCCCTATTTATGATTGATGAGTTTaaagaatttataaaaacgcaTCATATAAAAGTAATCGCGTGTGACTTGCATGTGTTAAATGACGAAAGGGCATTCATTAAATCGCTATGTCATATATGTAACAAGAGGAAGGTGAAAGTGTTTCAAGTGGATTCCCATAATGTCATCCCCATATGGGTCACTTCCAAAGGGGAGGAGTGCTCAGTAAGAACGATTAAGCCAAAGATACAGGCCCTGCTACCAACCTTCCTCACTGAGTATGTGCTGCTATCCCCCTTTGAGCAGAAGATAAAATTCCCAGAGCCGTTCGACATGGAGGAGGTGGCCAGCAAGCTCACCGTCACCAACACGTGTGCGGTGGTCTCCGGTGCGGTCTTCACCGAAAAGAAGGCACAAGAATTGCTCAGCCATTTTTGCAGGCAGGTCTTGGACAAGTACAACGTGAAGCGGAACGACCCCAACAGCGacgccgccactgtgctccTCCCCTACGTCAACATGGGGGTCATATCCGCCCAGAG atgCATCCTGGAGGTGCACAAGCACGCGTACAGCAACCCCTCCATAAACGCAGTCAGCGGAAAGGAGTCCTTCACCGACGATTTCATCATGCGCAAGGAGCTGGCGGACAACTACTGCTACTATAACAGAAACTACTGCACCTTTGAAGGCGGCAGGGACTGGGCCAAGGAAAGTCTCAAAAAACACGACGCAGATAAGAGGGAGTACCTGTACGATTATGAAGATTTTAGGACCGCCAAAACGCACAGCGACCTGTGGAATTGTTGCCAGCTGCAACTGATCGATGAAGGAGTTATGCACgagtttttaaaagtttattgggcgaaaaaaattctgaactGGTCAGCTAACTCGCAGGTTGCTCTAAAATACGCCATGCAGCTAAATGAGGAATTCTCCATTGATGGGAAGACCCCCAGTGGCTATGTCTCCATCATGTGGTCCATCATGGGGGTGCATGACCAGGGTTGGAACGAGAGGAATATCTTTGGGAAGGTGCGCTTCATAAACAGTAACGGGTGCAAACGCAACTTTGatatgaacatgttcatGTCAAAATATcccaaggggaaggaaaacgcTTCCATTGTGAAGAAAATTCCGACCATTACCTTTGCCAGCTATTTGAAGAAGCGGAAACACGGCCCCGCCGCTCCGCTTCAGGAGTCCACTCGGGAGAAGCGCGGCAGGGGGCCCGCTCGCTGA
- a CDS encoding hypothetical protein, conserved (encoded by transcript PVX_080565A; Apicoplast targeted protein. Curated by Stuart Ralph, Walter and Eliza Hall Institute of Medical Research, Australia.) produces the protein MLPFRPLSQFVFQFLIITSTALGKAFIQAYREIIKNKNTHFIKDKYSACMNVEEALNILSVDKSKVYKNLTREELNALREEIHNRHLILSKLNEKSGPYNGSAYIQKKAEIARDVLLQSLKQP, from the exons atgttacccTTTCGGCCCCTTAGCCAGTTCGTTTTTCAGTTCCTCATCATCACGTCGACTGCTTTGGGCAAGGCCTTCATACAG GCGTACAGAGAAAtcataaaaaacaaaaacacgCACTTCATCAAGGACAAGTACAGCGCGTGCATGAACGTGGAGGAGGCGCTAAACATCCTGAGCGTGGACAAGAGCAAGGTTTATAAAAACTTAACGAGGGAGGAGTTAAACGCCCTGCGGGAGGAGATCCACAACAGGCACTTGATCCTGAGCAAGCTGAATGAGAAGAGCGGGCCGTACAATGGCTCCGCCTACATTCAGAAGAAGGCCGAAATTGCCAGGGACGTGTTGCTGCAGAGTTTGAAGCAGCCCTGA
- a CDS encoding GTP-binding protein, putative (encoded by transcript PVX_080570A), whose translation MDTDVVKMIRKAALSLFKEEAPAGTPYLAKPFLNINFLNEEELPFWLTDEKHIKKCNSIFNSKIVAYPVYVAQTIHKYRPSAVPQVAIFGRSNVGKSSLINALLNNREVAQASKTPGRTRHLFIFNLLNHLSIVDLPGYGFAKVAKHMRDDWSVLIEEYLNRAVNLKRALCLIECTEFFTPHDFVLLDMLITKGVPFQIVVTKVDRLRAHELHKLMVKVLSVIEDYKKKVNALNERTHRQSLSLHKEVPHEMNISSYLFNVSSLRDFGVQPLRAHLGLIATDEMVKKK comes from the exons ATGGACACCGACGTTGTTAAAATGATAAGGAAGGCCGCGCTGTCCCTCTTCAAGGAAGAAGCAC CTGCAGGAACGCCGTACTTGGCGAAGCCATTCCTTAATATCAACTTTTTAAACGAAGAAGAGCTCCCCTTTTGGCTGACCGATGAGAAACAT ATTAAAAAGTGCAACTCGATTTTCAACTCGAAAATTGTTGCCTACCCGGTTTACGTGGCCCAAACGATTCATAAGTATCGGCCGTCCGCCGTCCCGCAG GTAGCCATATTCGGACGGTCCAACGTCGGCAAATCGAGTTTAATCAACGCCCTGCTGAACAACCGGGAAGTCGCGCAGGCCTCAAAGACGCCG GGGCGCACCCGGCATTTGTTCATCTTCAACCTGCTGAATCACCTCTCCATCGTGGACCTGCCTGGCTACGGCTTTGCCAAGGTGGCCAAGCACATGCGTGATGACTGGTCCGTCCTTATCGAGGAGTATCTAAACAGAGCCGTCAACCTGAAGCGCGCTCTGTGCTTGATCGAGTGTACTGAGTTTTTCACGCCGCACGATTTTGTCCTCCTCGACATGCTAATAACAAAGGGGGTGCCCTTTCAGATTGTAGTTACCAAGGTGGATCGGCTTCGG GCGCACGAGCTGCACAAGCTCATGGTTAAAGTCCTCTCCGTCATTGAGGACTACAAGAAGAAAGTCAACGCCCTCAACGAGCGCACGCACAGGCAGAGCTTGAGCCTCCACAAGGAGGTACCTCACGAAATGAACATAAGCAGCTACTTATTTAACGTTTCCAGTTTGAGGGACTTTGGGGTTCAGCCGCTGCGGGCCCACTTGGGGTTGATAGCAACTGACGAGATGGTTAAGAAGAAGTGA
- a CDS encoding uridine phosphorylase, putative (encoded by transcript PVX_080575A), whose product MEGEMQRHIKLTKAQTTPVVLVVGDPGRVDKVKVLCDSYVDLAYNREYKSVECTYKGQKFLCVSHGVGSAGCAICFEELMNNGAKVIIRAGSCGSLQPTQMKRGDICICNAAVREDRVSHLMIYSDFPAVADYEVYATLNQVAEELKVPVFNGISLSSDMYYPHKIIPTRLEDYSKANVAVVEMEVATLMVMGTLRKVKTGGIFIVDGCPLKWDEGDFDNNLVPERLENMIKISLETCARLAKKY is encoded by the coding sequence ATGGAAGGCGAAATGCAGAGGCACATCAAGCTGACGAAGGCACAGACGACCCCAGTGGTGCTGGTCGTAGGAGACCCCGGTCGCGTTGACAAGGTGAAGGTGCTGTGTGACTCTTACGTAGATTTGGCATACAACCGAGAGTATAAAAGTGTTGAGTGTACCTACAAGGGGCAGAAGTTCCTCTGCGTGAGCCACGGAGTGGGTTCAGCCGGGTGTGCAATCTGCTTCGAAGAGCTGATGAATAACGGAGCAAAGGTAATCATTCGAGCGGGTTCCTGTGGCTCTCTACAACCAACTCAAATGAAGAGAGGAGACATCTGCATATGTAATGCTGCCGTACGGGAGGACAGAGTGTCTCACCTTATGATCTATTCCGATTTCCCAGCGGTGGCAGATTATGAGGTGTATGCCACGCTGAACCAAGTTGCAGAAGAATTAAAGGTGCCCGTTTTCAATGGAATTAGCTTATCATCAGATATGTATTACCCTCACAAGATCATCCCAACCAGACTGGAAGATTATTCTAAGGCGAATGTCGCGGTGGTCGAAATGGAAGTAGCCACGCTGATGGTCATGGGTACTCTTCGAAAGGTTAAAACGGGTGGCATCTTCATCGTCGATGGGTGCCCCCTCAAGTGGGATGAAGGTGACTTCGATAATAACCTCGTTCCGGAGAGGCTGGAAAATATGATTAAAATATCCCTGGAGACTTGTGCCCGATTGGCGAAGAAGTactag